One segment of Solanum stenotomum isolate F172 chromosome 1, ASM1918654v1, whole genome shotgun sequence DNA contains the following:
- the LOC125857870 gene encoding uncharacterized protein LOC125857870, which produces MAPYEALYGKKCRSPIGWFEKGETALFGPDLVHQATEKVKVIQQRLETAQSRHKSYADVRRRGLEVSIGDWVFLKVSPMKRVMRFGKKGKLSPHYIGPYKVIRRIGQVAYELELPQELSTVHPVFHVSMLRKCVGDPSCITPTEDVQVTRDLTYEEVPIAILDRQVRKLRNKEVASVRILWRNQQVEEVTWKAEEAMKLKYRHFFQINEKDEDA; this is translated from the coding sequence ATGGCACCTTATGAAGCTTTATATGGTAAAAAATGTAGATCCCCAATTGGCTGGTTCGAAAAAGGTGAAACTGCCTTATTTGGGCCAGATCTTGTTCATCAGGCTACGGAAAAAGTCAAAGTGATACAGCAGCGGCTAGAAACAGCTCAAAGTCGACATAAATCATATGcggatgttagaaggagaggaCTAGAAGTTTCTATAGGGGATTGGGTGTTCTTGAAGGTGTCACCAATGAAAagggtaatgaggtttggtaaaaagggaaagTTGAGTCCACACTATATAGGGCCATATAAGGTTATCCGAAGAATTGGCCAAGTTGcgtatgagttagagttacctCAAGAGCTTTCAACCgttcatccagtgtttcatgtcTCAATGCTTCGAAAATGCGTAGGTGACCCATCATGTATTACTCCTACTGAAGATGTACAAGTTACGAGagatctcacttatgaagaagtaCCCATTGCTATTCTGGATCGACAAGTTaggaagttaagaaataaagaagtagcttctgtAAGAATATTATGGAGGAACCAACAAGTAGAAGAAGTCACATGGAAAGCGGAAGAAgcaatgaaattgaagtatcGTCATTTCTTTCAGATAAATGAGAAGGATGAAGATGCATAG